Proteins co-encoded in one Plasmodium coatneyi strain Hackeri chromosome 7, complete sequence genomic window:
- a CDS encoding SICA antigen → MRELWKNIEQHINHFLGGMTKEDMNSKLFGEAGCNDVQIGDRKMTATEKQWCVFLLQNLWKMKELAKTGKDKEILDAKMKFYIRCSIMNVWFYIYKTINCDAHAIITHASTTMYEMYKAMNGEKECYKCNYGELESMHVNGHNVLDHIFDKIKKGGKPIGFRNKLAWARECKEGKVRKKEQEWFDRGGNVKGGGTGSVEVEDIISTMQKDIEKKEPPKEKKFSTRQYEYFLQLMLKWLQQKKKLGDDVTIRILGI, encoded by the exons ATG CGCGaattatggaaaaatatagaacaGCATATTAACCATTTCCTAGGTGGAATGACTAAGGAGGATATGAATAGTAAGTTATTTGGGGAAGCCGGGTGCAATGACGTTCAAATAGGTGATAGGAAAATGACAGCAACGGAAAAACAGTGGTGCGTTTTCTTATTACAGAATTtatggaaaatgaaggaattaGCAAAGACAGGGAAGGACAAAGAAATTTTGGATGCCAAAATGAAGTTCTATATTAGGTGTTCTATAATGAACGTGTGgttctatatatacaagACTATAAACTGTGATGCTCATGCAATTATAACGCATGCTTCCACTACAATGTATGAAATGTACAAGGCGATGAACGGTGAGAAAGAATGTTATAAGTGTAATTACGGGGAACTGGAGTCTATGCATGTGAATGGTCACAATGTTTTAGATCATATttttgacaaaataaagaaaggtGGGAAACCTATAGGATTTAGGAATAAATTGGCATGGGCACGAGAgtgtaaggaaggtaaggttagaaagaaggaacaggAATGGTTCGATAGAGGGGGAAATGTAAAAGGTGGGGGCACAGGTTCAGTAGAGGTGGAGGATATAATTAGTACGATGCAAAAGGatatagaaaagaaggaaccgccgaaggaaaagaaattcaGTACTAGACagtatgaatattttttacagcTAATGCTGAAGTGGTTacagcagaagaagaaactcGGGGACGATGTAACCATTAGAATTCTGGGAATATAG
- a CDS encoding KIR protein produces the protein MNELRNPLSSTSLPAHKYFYDPFKTDAETCTDNRTVDIQTKLTQYSSYGIHVNQIEEAICFVSKIHIFKKYPKYNDRWHFLYYWVGEQIWNALGKSDTDKKNQFPTILKEVCNIIKTKCERDNVDGSGKCELLCPEQMDGTTFEQDKKVFDFFSNYNEIKNYVYGGEADCQTHWPSYKSEVESACTTVENYCKKVGTHEREPYCINFPQNHGVYCKMTLQKLECKSPQDAVPEEQESTCPSEDANTQLFEERIRSATTTASISSILGTLGLTVVPYVLYKV, from the coding sequence CCACTGAGTTCAACAAGTTTACCTGCACATAAGTACTTCTATGACCCATTTAAGACGGACGCCGAAACCTGTACAGACAACAGGACGGTAGATATACAAACCAAGCTGACTCAATATTCGAGCTATGGAATTCATGTTAATCAGATTGAAGAAGCAATATGCTTTGTGTccaaaatacatatattcaaGAAATACCCAAAATATAACGACCgttggcattttttatattattgggtAGGAGAACAAATATGGAACGCACTGGGAAAGTCGGACACAGATAAGAAGAACCAATTCCCAACCATCTTGAAGGAGGTTTGCAATATAATAAAGACTAAATGTGAACGTGATAATGTAGATGGAagtggaaaatgtgaacttcTTTGCCCGGAACAAATGGACGGAACCACTTTCGAACAGGataaaaaagtattcgaTTTCTTCAGTAATtataatgaaataaagaaTTATGTATACGGAGGTGAGGCCGATTGTCAAACGCATTGGCCTTCTTACAAGTCGGAAGTCGAATCAGCATGTACTACTGTAGAAAATTATTGCAAAAAAGTAGGGACACATGAGAGAGAACCATACTGTATAAATTTCCCCCAAAATCATGGAGTTTACTGTAAGATGACACTACAAAAATTAGAGTGCAAATCACCACAAGATGCAGTACCAGAGGAGCAGGAATCGACATGTCCTTCTGAGGATGCAAATACACAACTCTTCGAAGAAAGGATACGTTCAGCCACCACCACAGCAAGCATTTCTTCTATACTCGGCACACTAGGACTAACGGTAGTTCCTTATGtcctatataaggtataa
- a CDS encoding SICA antigen, translating into MKKIYESMVKNIEQDTSMEPALCAFEDDNNNQVLRGDIESKELCKMLIRTFLWMNKMKQVYKDIVGWTWDKDETNYGNEEELQSYFRCIIGRMTILKMLGKHCKLGKVAPVVEGALGGILEHLGVKYDHDKCDEMDLGSLSLGGKLFWGEIEKWIYEKKEEGKVIRGRKDQGKNCPEKSSLNDIGKNMSEKEKKSAVKLLGGGNIENLQKMIERNDHAKKEDTNKVLDIIRKEGEDTEKLRNILQQVDQNLNDLLQKNLKKSEAKKEQGPNTKLTRQDTSGQKDAVQEEPGKTATSPKVATPSKEECRKIIEKGVVDANVDAAACLSLDGDDDDQTIASSAPLSDEHHEATSQTGPKGIPGTKPAETTTVASGNSSDHAPNITASTSTTQAAVLQPSVEPTQPIPEAASANSQPEVIKPNVDDNKAPSSSSTSTSQGAGEPGKNGQPGSAFSSHQVPQPSVEPTQPAVSGGRGGSATGKGGSATRLPSAAKHTDIKDNPFLPYLPVIPTIIGITTMTYLFWKYFGMLGKKRKRHKRAHQVRGPTVQEQLHAHVGDQADGPHEYTLVKERRQPRSVPTRRKEKVGKRSSRRRGVRRRMIIDIHLEVLDECQKGHLHSTKEDFFEILVQEFMGSGFIEENFLPKEQVQSSDSGCREEAFVPKGRVAKEQASMVDVPKEQVPMFRFRV; encoded by the exons atgaagaaaatatacgaGAGCATGGTAAAGAACATAGAGCAGGATACAAGCATGGAACCGGCCCTCTGTGCCTTTGAGGATGATAACAATAATCAAGTACTGAGGGGGGACATTGAGAGTAAGgaattgtgcaaaatgttaataagaacatttttatggatgaataaaatgaaacaaGTATACAAGGATATAGTAGGATGGACTTGGGATAAGGATGAAACAAATTATGGGAACGAGGAGGAACTCCAATCTTATTTTAGGTGTATAATAGGTAGGATGACTATACTGAAAATGCTTGGGAAACATTGCAAATTAGGGAAAGTTGCTCCAGTTGTGGAAGGAGCCTTAGGAGGAATATTGGAACATCTTGGTGTCAAGTATGACCATGATAAATGTGATGAAATGGATTTAGGGAGTCTGTCACTGGgcggaaaattattttggggagaaatagaaaaatggatatatgagaagaaggaagaagggaaagttattagaggaagaaaggatcaAGGGAAAAATTGCCCCGAGAAGAGTAGTTTAAATGATATAGGTAAAAATATgagtgaaaaagaaaaaaagagtgctGTAAAATTATTAGGAGGAGGGAATATagaaaatttacaaaaaatgattGAAAGAAATGATCATgctaagaaggaagatacGAACAAAGTGTTGGAcataataaggaaagaaggggaggacactgaaaaattaaggaatatattACAACAGGTAGATCAAAATTTAAACGACTTACTTCAGAAGAATTTGAAGAAATCTGaggcaaagaaggaacaggGACCTAACACAAAACTAACTAGGCAAGACACTTCAGGGCAGAAGGACGCTGTTCAAGAAGAGCCAGGTAAGACTGCAACATCTCCTAAGGTGGCAACTCCCAGTAAGGAAGAATGCAGAAAGATAATAGAGAAGGGTGTTGTGGATGCTAATGTAGATGCTGCAGCATGTCTTAGTCTGGACGGCGATGATGATGACCAGACAATAGCATCGTCCGCTCCTCTTTCTGATGAACATCATGAAGCTACTTCGCAGACTGGTCCTAAAGGTATTCCAGGTACAAAACCAGCTGAAACTACCACTGTTGCTTCAGGTAACTCCTCAGATCATGCTCCTAACATTACTGCCTCCACAAGTACAACTCAGGCAG cAGTTTTACAACCATCTGTAGAACCTACTCAACCTATTCCCGAGGCCGCTAGTGCTAATTCCCAACCTGAAGTTATTAAACCTAACGTAGATGACAATAAGGCTCCTTCCTCGAGTTCCACTTCTACTAGTCAAGGTGCAGGTGAACCTGGGAAGAATGGACAACCTGGTTCAGCTTTCTCCAGTCACCAAGTCCCACAACCTTCCGTAGAACCAACCCAACCTGCTGTTAGTGGGGGACGTGGTGGTTCAGCCACGGGGAAGGGTGGCTCCGCCACCCGCCTTCCTTCTGCTGCCAAACATACTGACATCAAGGACAacccattccttccttaccttcctgTAATTCCTACCATCATTGGAATAACAACTATGACCTACTTattttggaag tacttCGGTATGcttggtaaaaaaagaaaacgtcacaaaagagctcatcaagtacgtggtccaaCTGTACAAGAACAACTCCATGCTCATGTGGGcgaccaggcagatggtccacatgaatataccttggtaaaggaacgcagacaaccaagatctgttccaacaagaaggaaggaaaaagttggTAAACGTTCTAGTCGTCgtcgtggtgtacgtcgccgcatgattattgatattcatttagaagtcttagacgaatgtcaaaaagggcatttgcattcgacgaaggaagatttttttgaaattttggttcaagagtTCATGGGCTCCGGGTTTATAGAGGAaaactttcttcctaaggaacaggttcaaagttcagattccgggtgtAGGGAAGAAgcctttgttcctaagggaCGTGTTGCTAAGGAACAAGCTTCTATGGTTGATGtacctaaggaacaggttccaatgttcagattccgggtttag